One Nitrospira sp. DNA window includes the following coding sequences:
- a CDS encoding Two-component system sensor histidine kinase, with protein MRRRLPWMLAWLVVGAWLTVTPPTWALDPAERSALPFQTILELEQTARLLAILLDSGRAVVNDNQTLLDDPAKADKGFTPEVFERQLLDMFRGRAGIDLQEIETVKLPPRDKALLKELVAVSKQVIADEQTNLNRHGAGFKGFIPAVFGARVASRFTAKTGVRLKQTALVPRNPANRPDPYERIALEAFADASYPREKVISEMAANSSALRLMFPLYATRQCLDCHGGPKGGLDRTGYPREGFTLGQNAGAISVLLPVTK; from the coding sequence ATGCGACGTCGTCTGCCGTGGATGCTGGCGTGGCTGGTAGTAGGAGCATGGCTCACCGTCACGCCTCCGACTTGGGCGCTTGACCCGGCTGAACGTTCCGCCCTTCCTTTTCAAACGATTCTCGAACTGGAGCAGACGGCCCGTCTGCTGGCCATCCTGCTCGACTCCGGCCGCGCGGTCGTCAATGACAACCAGACGTTGTTGGACGATCCGGCGAAGGCCGACAAGGGATTCACGCCGGAGGTCTTCGAACGACAATTGCTGGACATGTTTCGCGGTCGCGCCGGCATCGACCTGCAGGAGATCGAAACGGTCAAACTGCCCCCCCGCGATAAAGCCCTGCTCAAGGAACTGGTGGCGGTGAGCAAGCAGGTGATCGCAGACGAGCAGACGAACCTCAATCGCCACGGCGCCGGATTCAAGGGATTCATTCCGGCCGTGTTCGGCGCGCGCGTCGCCAGCAGGTTTACCGCCAAGACCGGCGTGCGCTTGAAACAAACGGCGCTGGTTCCACGGAACCCCGCCAATCGGCCGGATCCGTACGAACGGATCGCGCTGGAAGCCTTTGCGGATGCTTCCTATCCCAGGGAGAAAGTCATCAGCGAGATGGCGGCCAACAGCTCTGCGCTGCGCCTGATGTTCCCGCTGTATGCGACGCGACAGTGTCTCGACTGCCATGGAGGACCCAAAGGAGGCCTCGACCGCACGGGCTATCCGCGGGAAGGCTTCACGTTGGGGCAAAATGCCGGTGCCATCAGCGTCCTGCTGCCGGTTACGAAATGA
- a CDS encoding protease Do produces MKIYMVLLSFVFATVEIGWASERQPVPAEKPAGSGVIVHHDGYILTAHHVVSNAKRITIVTSGEFRAPALLVSVDAEHDLALLKIETVGLSEASLGYAGAVKLDQEVIAVGFQFGLREITVTRGHVAAVRTKGVQRVFQVDAAVNPGNSGGPVFNRRGEVVGILTTKFTHPSGIVPEGMAFAVPISYATPLLANIPDFDFSSIGKARKDSKKGKGNGDLVTELARTSVRIETVRMSEGSAPSAPSGPASPPVDGQRSGHPVASAPTLPARPHELPSMAGDEYIDRVNAQLRASQQEELKRLLDQGLTPPPGMTLIPAGEFLMGMEDGLPDARPLHRLYLSSYWIDQHGLTNGEYRQCVDRGGCLPPKVREAFDDPQLVLHPVTNVTWTQAQAYCQWAGKRLPTEAEWEKAARGTDGRRYPWGNSDEIILKNRVRMTDMKTSVDGVEPAGMPAATASPYGVSGMVGVVSEWVRDWYAEDFYRTSPSRDPQGPLRGTFRVLRGGGWMERPLELRTGYRSWDEMTYWGPTLGFRCASDVP; encoded by the coding sequence ATGAAGATCTACATGGTCCTCCTGAGCTTCGTGTTTGCGACCGTCGAGATCGGATGGGCGAGTGAACGCCAGCCGGTCCCGGCGGAAAAGCCCGCCGGCAGCGGCGTCATCGTCCACCATGACGGTTACATCCTGACGGCCCACCATGTCGTGTCGAACGCCAAACGCATCACGATCGTGACGTCCGGAGAATTCCGGGCGCCGGCCCTGCTGGTCAGCGTCGATGCCGAACATGACCTGGCCCTCTTGAAGATCGAGACGGTCGGATTGTCCGAGGCATCCCTCGGGTATGCCGGTGCGGTGAAATTGGATCAAGAGGTCATCGCCGTCGGATTTCAGTTCGGGCTGCGCGAAATCACCGTCACCCGCGGACATGTGGCCGCCGTGCGTACCAAGGGGGTGCAGCGGGTGTTTCAAGTGGATGCAGCGGTGAACCCCGGCAACAGCGGGGGACCGGTATTCAACCGGCGGGGCGAAGTCGTGGGAATCCTCACCACGAAGTTTACCCATCCCTCCGGGATCGTACCTGAAGGCATGGCGTTTGCCGTCCCGATCAGTTACGCCACGCCCTTGCTGGCCAACATTCCGGATTTTGATTTTTCTTCCATCGGGAAGGCCAGAAAGGATTCCAAGAAAGGGAAGGGAAACGGGGATCTGGTCACGGAACTGGCACGTACGTCGGTGCGGATCGAAACGGTCCGCATGTCCGAAGGATCGGCTCCGTCGGCCCCGTCCGGCCCGGCGTCTCCACCGGTGGACGGTCAACGAAGTGGTCACCCGGTGGCTTCGGCACCGACGCTCCCAGCCCGCCCCCATGAATTGCCTTCCATGGCCGGTGACGAATACATCGACCGCGTGAACGCGCAACTCCGGGCGAGTCAACAGGAGGAATTGAAACGGCTTCTCGACCAGGGTCTGACGCCTCCTCCCGGGATGACGCTGATTCCGGCCGGTGAGTTCTTGATGGGGATGGAGGACGGCCTTCCGGATGCCCGCCCGCTCCATCGTCTGTACCTGAGTTCCTACTGGATCGATCAGCACGGGTTGACCAATGGTGAATATCGACAATGTGTGGACAGGGGAGGGTGTTTGCCTCCGAAAGTCCGTGAAGCGTTCGATGATCCGCAGCTGGTCCTGCATCCGGTCACGAATGTCACCTGGACCCAAGCTCAGGCCTACTGTCAGTGGGCCGGGAAACGGTTGCCCACGGAGGCGGAGTGGGAAAAGGCGGCCAGGGGCACCGATGGACGGCGGTATCCCTGGGGCAACAGCGACGAGATCATCCTGAAAAACAGAGTCAGGATGACGGACATGAAAACATCGGTCGACGGCGTCGAACCGGCGGGAATGCCGGCGGCCACCGCCTCACCCTATGGAGTGTCCGGCATGGTGGGGGTGGTCTCGGAGTGGGTGCGAGATTGGTATGCGGAAGATTTTTACCGGACCTCGCCCTCGCGGGATCCACAGGGGCCGTTGCGGGGGACCTTTCGTGTCTTGCGCGGCGGCGGTTGGATGGAGCGCCCCCTCGAATTGCGGACCGGCTATCGAAGCTGGGACGAGATGACCTACTGGGGCCCGACCCTGGGATTCCGCTGCGCGAGCGACGTCCCGTAA